One Rhododendron vialii isolate Sample 1 chromosome 2a, ASM3025357v1 genomic region harbors:
- the LOC131317723 gene encoding uncharacterized protein LOC131317723, with protein MVILRLEHSGLRGAEEKPSGFLNSSFAVLSPSLTTTDKPSSLPLHSGQATLEHQCSPNFRQPTQLSRRVYHRADSVPDLHFSVYIFVYRVILKAEAEVELRSFLEGFWVCFLFTFPGFERKFIKY; from the exons ATGGTCATTTTACGTTTAGAACATAGTGGGCTACGTGGCGCTGAAGAGAAACCCTCAGGCTTTCTCAACTCTTCCTTCGccgttctctctccctctctcaccacGACAGACAAACcctcatctctccctctccactcAGGGCAGGCGACTCTTGAGCACCAGTGCAGTCCAAATTTCCGGCAACCAACACAGCTATCGCGACG AGTTTATCACAGAGCTGATTCCGTTCCCGATCTACACTTTTCCGTCTACATTTTTG TTTATCGAGTGATTTTGAAAGCTGAAGCTGAAGTGGAGCTCCGAAGTTTTTTGGAAGGATTTTGGGTATGTTTTCTGTTCACTTTTCCAGGTTtcgaaagaaaatttattaaatattag